The genomic DNA CCCCGCCGGCTTTCGATCCCAATTCGCTGACGTTAATGGCGTGCGCATTCACTACGTGATCGGCGGGAAAGGATCGCCGATTCTGCTCATCCATGGGTGGCCGGAGGATTGGCACGAGTGGCGTAAAATGATGCCTCTCCTTGCAACGAAGCACACCGTTATTGCCGTCGACCTACGCGGATTCGGAGAATCACAAATTGCATCAACGGGATATGACCGCAAGACGCTTGCCGAAGATCTTTTCCAGTTGATGACGAGGCTTGACTATTTGCGAGCAACTGTAGTCGGCCATGATTGGGGTGGTCCCGTAGCCTATGCCTACGCCGCTATCCACCGCGATGCTGTTGACAAACTTATAGTCGCGGAGGGTGCTCCCGACGGCCCCTGGACCACGAAACAGTTCGCTCCCCTTCTTCACAACCCATTGTGGTTCTTTGGTTTCTTTGAGATCCCCGACTTTGCTGAGAAAGTTCTCGCGGGACACGAGAAAGAATTCTTAGATTGGTTCTACCGCAATAGAGGATTCCACATCGTTCCTGGCAGCTTCTCAGAAGCAGTCATCACCTATTACGAAAACAGCTACGCACGGCCCGGCCGGCTGGCGACAAGTCTTCAACTCTATCGGACGATTGACCGCGATATCGCTGACAACACCGAATTGTCGCGAACGCCGCTAACTATTCCAGTTTTAGCCATTGGAGCCAAGTATGGACTGGGATCTATGGTGGCGGAAAGCATGCGACAAGTGGCGCGCTCGGTAACGCCGGTTTTGATGGAGAATACGGGTCACTTCATCCCCGACGAACGGCCCGAAGCTCTCTCCCACATTATTGAAGCGTTCTTGGGTAGCAGCACCGCGCCCGAGGATTGGTCGCCGAATTAATCGGAGCGACATCAACTGGCCAAAACGGTCCCTGCAGGCAAGCCCCGGTCTTAACAACGCTGAAACATTTAAATGCGCCAGCGTTTCGTCGAGAACCGCAGATCGCCCGCTCTCCGCAATGGCTTCGAACGGTCTCTTAGGGTGCTTCAGCGCCTTGCGCCGTTCCCAGCACTTGTTGGCGGAGCCAGAGATTGGCCGGGTCGTGGTGATGCCGCGCGTACCAGGCCATATGCATGGCGAAACCCGGAACAAGAAACGGTAGCTCAAAGCATTCACAGTCATCGTCGAGAGTGCGGACGAACCGGGTCGGCATTGTGCAGACATAATCCGTGGTGCGAAGCACGGGCGGCACTAGGGTAAAACTGGGCATAGATAAGACGACACGCCGGCTGCGATCGGTTTCAGCCAGAACTTTATCGACTCTCCCCTCGAACCCGCCTCCATCCAGGGAAACTAGAATATGATCCAACGCACAGTAGGCATCGAGGTCCGGCCGCCGATTACCTCGAGGATGGAATTTGCGCTGCACCATCGAATAGGTTTCGTCGTAAAGGCGACGGCTTTTCAACATCGATGGAACCATGCTCGGAGGTGCGATGAGGAGATCGATGTCGTCTCGGTCGACCTGTTCCGTCGATCCGGTGCTATCAAGCAGGCGAAAGGCCAGCCGAATCCCTGAGCCAGCCTCGGTTTGTAGTCGCCGCAACAGCGGCAAGCCGATTACCACGACGCCATTGTCTGTGGTTGCGATCCGAAAATCGCGGATATCATTTAACGCGTCGAAGCGAGGCCGACGCCGGACCAAAACCTCCAGGTCCTTAAGGGCGGTGTGGAGAGGCTCGACTAGTTCGAGCGCCAGAGCTGTCGGATCCATTCCGCGTCCGTTATCTGCAGGGATAAGAAGCGGATCCTCGAATGCTTGTCGGAGCCGGCTGAGTTGGGCGGATAGCGCGGGCTGGCTCAAGTTAAGCCGTGCGGCCGCATGTGTGACATTTCGCTCTTTCAGCAATACGTCGAGCGATACGAGGAGGTTGAGGTCGATTCCCTTGATATCCATCGTACTTATATGTTGAGGCGCCATAAATCAGTTTCGAATATGCCATAGCGTATTCGATTCTCAAGTGTGCGCGATGGACAGTGCCAGCCGGGCCGAAACTACTTCGGGCTGAGAACGTGCTGTCAGCCATCGACGTGGATAACATCAAGGGTGGCAATGCGCGCGGCTTGTCCAAGAGATGTGTGAGGCTGATTTCGGCAACTCGGCGATCAAGGTGATCGCCAGATGCCTGATCCCTTGAAGGAATGGCACGGGCAGCAGGGCTCGAACCTACGACCTGCGGTTTTGGAGACCGCCGCTCTACCAACTGAGCTATGCCCGTATACGGGCGCTGCTATTTCACAAAGCCGATGAGAACTCAAGTGCCCTTTTGAGGCGTGTCGACCGGAAGTGGCGGTCGCGGCCATCCAAGCCACAAGGCCCAGGTGCAAATCACGAGTTCAAGCCCAAAAGTCCAATGCAGAACGAAGCTCAGCACCCAGTTCCCATAGCTGGCCGGAATCGCCACGAGCTCAAAGGGATGACGACTGAATGGCGCCAGCCACATGATCGGCGACGCCACCGTGTCGAGCGCCATATGCAACATGGCTCCGGCAAAGAAGGCGGCGATCGATGGCAGATGCGGTAAACCGAGCAACCGACCGACTGAGAGGCTTGCCGATCCAATCACCACCCAGAACAACGGCCAGTGTGTGATATAGGCGTGATGGTGGGTGCGACCGCCATCGATCAGGTGGAAATAGAGCATGTCGATGTCCGGGACGACGCTGCCGAGCATTGCGGCAGTCACGATGCCTGGCACCTCCCGCCACCGTCTTCGCGCAAGTCTTCCCAGAATATAGCCCGACGGGAGATGGGCGATCAGCATGCAAGGTCGTCTCACATTGATGCAACGACCGTGCCGTCACTTTGCGGCGTCATCTTTTCGGATTTTTGCAGAAACCCAGCATCTTCTGGCTACGATTTCCCGACCGGCGGCTTGTAAGGCCCGCCCGGCACGCCCCAGCCCCAGGCGGGCATCGGTTCGGTCTCCGGGTCGCAGGTCTCGCCGAGATTGGAATTCATCTTGGCCAGCCGCGATCCCCATTCGACATAGCCCATGAAGGCGGAACGGAATTCCGGATCGTCGGGCAGGCCGACCTCGTCCGCCGCGTCGGCAAGGAGGTTGATCCAGCGCCGCCGCTGTTCCTCCGTCAGGTGCTTGCCGAGATGGTGCATGACCATCTCGCGGTGGCCGCCATGCTTTTCGCTGTATGTCTTCGGTCCGCCAAAAACCTCGCCGATGAAGGCCGCGACATGCGCCGGATGATCCGGCGACATGTGCTTGAACACCGGGCCGACGATCGGGTCTCGCCCGACCTTGTCGTAGAAGGTCCGCGTCAGCCGGTTGAGCGCCTCCGCGCCACCGGCCCATTCGAACAAAGTCGGGACATCCTCGCGCATTGCCGATCCTCGTTCCGGAAGGGCCCCGACGATAGCGGCAAGGCCGTCCATGGCTCAACCTGCCTCAATGGCCAGTTGGCGCGCCGCGCTACAGTTTTGCCGGCGCCTCCGCCTCGGCATTGGCGGACGGCAGAATCCGACAGTTGTCGGGCTTCGGCGACGATTTGCAGATGGTGGCGCCCGTCAGCGCATCCACCGACTGGCGCCCGGTCGTCAATCCGAACTTCGCCAATTCGTCCTGACTGAGCTCCCTGTGCTTCGCATATTGTGCCGACTGCATCGCGGCGAACAGGCCCGAGCCGATCGCCATCTCCTCGAGATAGGCTCTAACCTTTTCTTCCATGCCCATGGAGTGAATGAGGAAATGCGCATCGGCGCCAACCAGGCGCTTGGAGCCACCGGCGGTCATCACCGCGCAGGCCGCGTCGCATTCGGCGCCGGCGTCAATGGTGAGGCCGGTATGGAGACCATCCTTGGCGCCGCACCCAGTGGCGCCCGGATCGCAATCGAGAAAATCCGTCCGGGCGACCGCGACATCCAGCCTGCGCTCGCGGATCAGCCGGCCGGCGGCGAGCGCACCCTGTATGTCGCCGCCCGGCGAGTTGACCACGACGGGCAGCCTGCGCCCGCCGACTGTGTCGAGCAGCTCGCGCAGCCTGTCGGGCGTGTTGGCAACGATCGTTCCTTCCGCCGAAATCCACTCCGGGCAATCGGGATTGCAGAGCGGGTTGCTGCCGCGAACCAGGACGAAGCGCATATCCTGCGCCTCCTTCGGCGGCGCAACCTCGACCTGCAGAGAGGCAGACGCGGGATTGGCCTCGGCGGTCGCCATCTCGACCGGCCTGGCTTCGCCGCCCGCTGGTATTTCGCGGCAGTTCACCGGCGCCGGATCGCGCCGGCACACGCTTCCCGCCGTCATGATGTCGAGCGAATCGAGACTGGTGACGAGCTTCATCTCCAGCATGTCCTCTGGCTCGATCTGCCTTATGTCACTGGCCGGCGTCGCCTTCATCACCTCCAGCACACCCTGCTCGATGCCCATTTCCCTCAAATAGGCCGAGAGCCGCTTCTCGACCGCCTTGCTCATCTCGAAGGTCTTGTAGCTGCCGGCGTTCTTGCGGCTGACGATTCTAGTGCCGAGGATCTTCTTCTTGCCGTTCACGATTTTGTAGGTGGTGCGGTAAAGCAGCTTTTCCCTGTGGTATGTCGTGGTGATCTGGTGGACGCCGAGAAAGGCCCACTCGCCGACGACGCGGCGCACGCCGCCGGAAAACATCAGCGGACAGGCCGAGTTGCACATCGCGCCGCTGTCATAGGCGATGCCGGAATACGGCGCGGCCTTGCCGTCATTGTCCCGGCAATTCTTCATCTCCGGCGAGCAGCCGGAAAACTCCGTCGTGCCTACGGCGATGTCGAGCTTGTTCTTGCGGATCATGCGGCCGAGCTGCAGCGCGGCATCGACATTGCCGCCCGGGGAATTGACGACGACCGGCAATTGCCGGCCGGCAAGCGTCTTCAGCAGGCGCCTGAGCAGGGCCGGCGTGCCGGCCTCGATGGTGCCTTCCGCAGAAATCCACTCGGGGCAGTTCGGCTCACAGCCAGGCGCGCTGCTGCGCACGACGGCAAAGCGCATCGGCGGACCAAGGTCGGGTGCCTCTTCCTTGGCTGCGGCGGTAAACGTGGCCAGCCCCACGGCAGCGGCCAAGCCCAGCCGGATCGGCCAGCGCCACCACCGAATGCTGTCTGAACGGCTTTCCCGAACCACGCTTGCAAAGCCCCCACGGGTACAACCCATACTAGTTGCAGCGATGTCGCTTGCAAACAGCTTTGAAAGGCCTGGCGCGATACTTCACCTTCGGAGCGCCGGAAACGAAAAAGGGCGGCCCGAAGACCGCCCTTTCCTTCTCGAACCGGCTGATGCCGGATCGATTATTCCTTGATGGTGACGACGATGCCGGCACCGACGGTGCGGCCGCCTTCACGGATGGCGAAGCGCAGCTTCTCTTCCATCGCGATCGGCACGATCAGCTCGACGTCGACGGTGATGTTGTCGCCGGGCATCACCATCTCGGTGCCGGCCGGCAGCGTCACGATGCCCGTCACGTCGGTCGTGCGGAAGTAGAACTGCGGACGGTAGTTGGTGAAGAACGGCGTGTGACGGCCGCCCTCGTCCTTGGTCAGGATGTAGGCCTCGGCCACGAACTTCTTGTGCGGCTTGACCGAACCCGGCTTGGCCAGAACCTGGCCGCGCTCGACGCCCTCACGGTCGACACCGCGCAGCAGCGCGCCGATGTTGTCGCCGGCCTGGCCCTGGTCGAGCAGCTTGCGGAACATCTCGACGCCCGTGCAGGTCGTCTTGGTGGTCGGACGGATGCCGACGATCTCAAGTTCCTCGCCGACCTTGACCACGCCGCGCTCGACGCGGCCGGTCACGACCGTGCCGCGGCCCGAGATCGAGAACACATCCTCGATCGGCATCAGGAACGGCTTGTCCAGCGGACGCACCGGCGTCGGGATGTAGGCATCGACCTGAGCCATCAGCTCGCGGATCGCATCCTCGCCGATGGTCTTGTTGGAATCCTCAAGCGCAGCCAGCGCCGAGCCCTTGACGATCGGAATGTCGTCGCCGGGGAACTCGTTCTTGGTCAGCAGTTCGCGAACCTCGAGCTCGACCAGCTCCAAGAGCTCGGCGTCGTCGACCTGGTCGACCTTGTTCAGGAACACCACGATCGAGGGCACGCCGACCTGACGGGCCAAAAGGATGTGCTCGCGGGTCTGCGGCATCGGGCCGTCGGCGGCCGAAACCACCAGGATCGCGCCGTCCATCTGCGCAGCACCGGTGATCATGTTCTTCACATAGTCGGCGTGGCCGGGGCAGTCGACGTGGGCATAGTGACGGTTGGCCGTCTCATACTCGACATGCGCCGTCGAGATCGTGATGCCGCGCGCCTTCTCTTCAGGCGCCGCGTCGATCTGGTCATAGCGCTTGTATTCGCCAAAATACTTCGTGATCGCCGCCGTCAGCGACGTCTTGCCATGATCGACGTGACCGATCGTGCCAATGTTCACATGCGGCTTGGTGCGCTCGAATTTACCTTTTGCCATAGTCTCTTTCCTTGGGCGGCCTTGACCTTCAGTTCAGTCGAATGCGGGGCGATTAGCGACAACGGCCGAAAAACACAAGTACCTTGTAGCCGAGCGTTCTCGCACTCGACCGAACCAATGATCCGATTACAGGGGACGTGACGCGGATATAGGGCCGCCGTGGATGAATTCAAATAGGCGGCCATCCACGTCTCGGACACCTCATCAACAGATTCCCGCGGATAGCAGCCCGATCGCCCGGAACTGGCCCATTGCCGCCGCGACATGGCTCTGATTTCTTCGGCGAATGCAGTTCATTCCGGCAAATATCCGCGGTCCCCTGTTCATGATCGTCTCGACGGGCTCCTACCTCGTCAACGACACGATGATGAAGCTCGCGACCACCGGACTGCCGCCATACGAGGTGCTCTTCCTGCGCGGCGTCGCCGCGACGCTGTGGGGTGTGCCGCTGCTCTTCATGCTGGGCTATGGCAGGCAGATCCCGCTGCTTTTCGAGCGCAAGGTGCTGCGGCGGAATCTTTGCGAGCTCGCCGCGATCCTCTGCTACGTCGTGGCCTTGGCCAACATGCAGATCGCCGATTCGACGGCGCTCGGCCAGATCACGCCGCTGCTGATGCTGGTCGGCTCCTCGATCCTGTTCGGCGAAAAGATCGGCGCCGCGCGCATGGCGCTGATCGGCCTCGGCTTTATCGGCGCTCTCATGGTGGCGCAGCCGACCATGCAAGGCATTTCCGTCTATGCCCTGCTGGCGCTCGGCAACGCGGCCCTGGCAGCGGCGCGCGACCTTGCCGGACGCAAAGTGGGCGCCGAGGTGCCAGGCATGATCGTCGCCATCTCCGCCGTCGTGGTGGTGGTGATCGGCTCAGGCATAGCGCATCTCGTCTCCGAGCAATGGACGATGCCGGAGGGTCGCCACCTCTTGCTGATCGCCGGCGCCGGCCTGTTCCTGATCTTCGGCCATTTCTTCATCTTCATGGCCTATCGCGTCGGACCGACCAGCGCGGTCGCACCCTTCTATTACTGCTTCACCGTCTGGGCGGTGATTTCCGGCCTGCTCGTGTTCGGGCAGTTTCCCAATGCGCTCGCCGTCTGCGGCATCCTGCTGGTCGTCGGCAGCGGCCTCGCCATCGTCTCGCTCGATGAAAGACGGCGGCGCCTGACCGTGGTTGCCTGAGGCATCCGATCCGCACAGCCTGGCGCCCTGCCCGCTTTCCAGCGGCGTCGGGCGGGATCGCTTGTCAATATACCGTCGCCGCGATCGCGCGCCGCGACCGGCCCAAAATCCGGCGATCGTCCGCGGCCGAACGAGCTGCGGGTTCCTGTTTCTACAGCGTGCGCTTGCCGCTGATCTGGTGGTAGGCCCAGAGCACGACGACCGAGCCGATGACGGCGACGATCAGGCTCCAGATGTTGAGGCCGGTGACGCCCGATGCGCCGAAAGCGCTGAAGATCACACCGCCGACGATTGCGCCGACGATGCCGAGCACGATGTCCATTATCATGCCTTGGCCGGTCTTGTTGACGATCTTGCTGCCGATGAAGCCGGCGATGACGCCGAGAATGATCCAGCTGATGATGCCCATCTTTTCCCTCCAATCCCCGCCATGCCAATCATTTTCATATGATTGCCAAAAGCTCAAGACAGCTTGAAATCCCCCCCGGCTGCGCCATTTTGGCGCCGGGCGGAATTGGTTGATAGGAGATCCACGATGGGCCTTTTTGACAACGCCGTTCCCGGCGGCAACATCACCAAACCGCTGATGATCGCGCTCGGCGCGCTGCTGGTCGGCAAGATGCTGAGCGGCAAGAGCGAGGAACAGCCGGCCGAACCTCAAGCTCCGGTCCCTACTCCCGCGGGTGCCGGCACCTCGGCCGACGGCGGCCTGCTCGGCGGACTGGGCGGCCTGCTCGACAAGCTGAAGGATGCCGGGCACGGCGGCGTCGCCGATTCCTGGGTCGGCACCGGCCAGAACCAGCCGATCAACGCCAACGATCTCGGCGCCGCGATCGGGCCGCAGGTCATTCGCGAGATCGCGCAGCGCACGGGCTTGAACGAGCAGGAGCTGCTGCAGCAACTCTCATCGGCGCTGCCCGGCATCGTCGACAAGCTGACGCCCAACGGCCAGATCCCGCAACAGCATCAGGTCGCCTCGGCTTTCAGCAGCTAGGACGCGGATCAAGCGAAATGCGCTGCGCGCTTCGGCGCGCGGCCTTTTCGTGGGAACGGCGATGCGGATGGAAATCTGGAGCGGGTAGCGGGAATCGAACCCGCATATTCAGCTTGGAAGGCTGCTGCTCTACCACTGAGCTATACCCGCGCCTTACACTGAAGTACCGGATTCACCCGAAAAGCGCCATGCACTTTTCGGTCCGAGACTTTTCGTTTCAGGGCTTCCGGGCCGGCAGTGGTGGAGAGGGTTGGATTCGAACCAACGTAGGCTAAGCCAACGGATTTACAGTCCGTCCCCTTTAACCACTCGGGCACCTCTCCAGTCTGCCGCCGGAGCCATGCAACGAGTCATTCACGCCGATCCGGAGCCCGAGTAGGGACTTTCTCCGAAATCAGCGATGCGCCTTATGGCGGCAAGGCCGGTGGGTGTCAACCGGCGTAGTGGCGGTTTTTCGATGATGTCCCGCATTCGTCGACACGGCCATATCCTTAGTCGGGCGGGACCGCTATAGAAGCCGCATGAGCGACAACAAAAGCAACAAGCCGGGCACCCCGAAGGACACCCACTACGCCAAGCTTCGGCGCGCGCATCGCGACCAGAAGGCCGGCGGCGCGCCGGCATTCCGGCCGCGCCAGCCGGTGCCGGCGGGCGAAGGCCCCGCCGACGGGCTGGTGCGGCTCTATGGCCTGCATACAGTGCGCGCCGCCCTCGACAACCCCCGGCGCAAGATCAGAAAGATGCTGGTGACGCGCAACGCCGCCGAGCGGCTTTCGATCGGCGAGCTTGCCGTCCTGCCCTTCAAGGCCGAGCTGGTCGAGCCCAAGGACATCGACAGGATCACCGGTTCGGACGCCGTGCACCAGGGCGTGCTCATAGAGGCGGAACCCCTTAAGCCCAAGCGTCTCGACGCGCTTGGCGACACCAAGCTGGTGCTGGTGCTCGACCAGGTGACCGACCCGCACAATGTCGGCGCGATCCTGCGCTCGGCGGTCGCCTTCGGCGCCGGCGCGCTGATCACCACGGCGCGCCACAGCCCGCAGGAATCGGGCGTATTGGCGAAATCGGCTTCCGGCGCGCTGGAGCATATCGACCAGATCGAGGTGAAGAACCTGGCCGACGCGCTCGGCCAGTTGCACGAGGCCGGCTTCCAGACGATCGGGCTCGATTCAGACGGGCCGGCCGAGCTCGAAAAGACATTCGACGGCGACAAGATCGCGCTGGTGCTTGGGGCCGAAGGCAAGGGCCTGCGCCAGAAGACGCGAGAGACGGTGACCGCGCTCGCCCGCCTCGACATGCCCGGCGCCATCCGCTCGCTCAACGTGTCGAACGCTGCGGCGGTGAGCCTCTATGCGGCGAGGAAATTCCTAGCGAATAGCGAATAGCGAATAGCGAATAGCGAATATTCGGGACACGATGCCTTCGGGCCTGCAACCTCTATTCGCTACTCCCTATTCGCTATTCGCTGCTAGGCCACTTCGTGGCCTGCCATCCGCTCCAGCGCCCTCACCAGCGCCGAGTGGTCTTCCTTCGATCCGCCATTGGCGGCACAGGAATTGAACAGCTGCTGCGTCGTCGAGGTGTTGGGCAACGCAACGCCGAGCGCCTTGGCGCCTTCGAGCGCCAAATTGAGGTCCTTCTGGTGCAATTCGATACGGAAGCCCGGCGCGAAGGTCCGCTTGATCATGCGCTCGCCATGCACTTCCAGGATGCGCGAGGCGGCGAGCCCGCCCATCAGCGCCTGCCTGACCTTCGCCGGATCGGCGCCCGCCTTTGAGGCGAAAACAAGAGCTTCGCCGACGGCTTCGATGGTGAGCGCCACCACGATCTGGTTTGCCACCTTGGTGGTCTGGCCGACACCGTTCGGCCCGACCAGCGTGATGTTCTTGCCCATCTTCTCGAACACGGGCTTGGCGCGCTCGAACGCCTTTTCCTCGCCGCCGACCATGATGGTGAGCGAGGCCGCCTTGGCGCCGACCTCGCCGCCCGACACCGGCGCGTCGAGATAGTCGCAGCCGAGATCGTTGATCTTCTTGGCGAATTCCTTGGTCTCGATCGGCGAGATCGAGCTCATGTCGATGACGAGCTTGCCCTTGGACAGACCTGAAGCGACGCCATTCTCGCCGAAGAGCACGTCGGCGACCTGCGGCGTATCCGGAACCATGGTGATGATGATGTCGGCGGCCTTGGCCACCGCGTCATTGCCGCGGACCGTTTTCAGCCCCTTGGCGACGAGATCGGCCGGTGGCTTGGAGCGATGGTCGCTGGCGACGACCGGATAGCCTGCGTCGAGCAGATGCCCCGCCATCGGCGCGCCCATGATGCCCAGCCCGATGAAGCCGATGGTTTCCATTGTCTTGCTCCCTAGACGTCTTTCTTCAAATGTATCGACGGGTTGGCGCCGCCCCTCATCCGCCTGCCGGCACCTTCTCCCCGTGTAGTGACGGGGAGAAGGGAGCGCTCCAGCGCCGGCGCCCCCCTCTCCCCGTTCTTCACGGGGAGAGGGTAAGGGTGAGGGGCAAGCGCCGACGCTTCACAATTCCTGGCACCTAAGCCGCCGCACTCCCCTGCCCGGCGAATTCCCGGAACCAGCCGAGTCCTGCCTCCGTGCCGGCCTTCGGCTTGTATTCGGCGCCGATCCAGCCGGAATAGCCGAGACGGTCGATGTGCTCGTAGAGGAAGGGATAGTTGATCTCGCCCGTCCCCGGCTCGTGACGGCCGGGATTGTCCGCAAGCTGGATATGCGCGATGCGGCCGAGGTTCGCCTCGATGGTACGGGCGAGATCCCCCTCCATGATCTGCATGTGGTAGATGTCGTATTGCAGGAACACGTTCTTCGAGCCGATGCGGTCGATCAGCGCCAGCGCCTGGTGCGTGTGGTTCAGGAAGAAGCCCGGAATGTCGCGGGTATTGATCGGCTCGATCAGCAGCCTGATGCCGGCCTGCTCCAGCTTCTCGGCCGCGAAGGCGAGGTTCTCGGCAAAGACGTTTTCCAGCACGGTGCGATCGGCGCCCTGCGGCGCGATGCCGGCAAGGCAGTTGATCTGCTCGCAGCCCAGCGCGTGGGCGTAAGCGATCGCCTTGGCGACACCCTGGCGGAATTCCGGCACGCGGTCGGGCAGCGCGGCGATGCCGCGCTCGCCCTTCGCCCAGTCGCCGACCGGCAGGTTGAAGAGGACTTGGCTGAGGCCGTTCTTCTTCAGGCGCGCGGCAACGACATCGGGCGCATGGTCGTAGGGGCCGATATATTCGATGCCCTTGAAGCCGGCGCGGGCTACCGCATCGAAGCGATCGAGGAATTCATGCTCGCCGAAGAGCATCGACAGATTGGCTGAAAAACGCGGCATTCTTTTTCTCCTTCTTTCCGCTATGCCCTAGTCCAGCATCACAATGGCCGTGGGGGCATCCTCGTGGCTCTCGGCAAGCTCCTCGAATTCGGTGATCTTGTCGATTTCCGTGCCCATGGAAATGTTGGTGACGCGCTCGAGGATGAATTCGAGAACGACCGGAACCTGATGCTCCTTCATCAGCCGCTCAGCCTCCTTGAACGCGCCCGCGAACTCTTCCGGCTTGCGCACGCGGACAGCCTTGCAGCCCATCGCCTCGGCGACGGCGACATGGTCGACACCGTAGCCGGCCTCGGGATCGTCGGCGCGGTTGACGTTCTCGAAGGCGAGGCTCACCTCGTAATCCATCGAGAAGCCGCGCTGCGCCTGGCGGATCAGGCCGAGATAGGCGTTGTTCACGACGACATGGATGTAAGGCAGCTTGTGCTGCGCGCCGACCGCCAGTTCCTCGATCATGAATTGGAAGTCGTAGTCGCCGGAAAGCGCCACGATATTCCGATCCGGATCGGCGGCGCGCACGCCGAGTGCGGCCGGCAGCGTCCAGCCGAGCGGGCCGGCCTGGCCGCAATTGATCCAGTTGCGCGGCTTATAGACATGCAGGAACTGCGCGCCGGCGATCTGCGAAAGGCCGATCGTGGTGACATAGGTGGTGTCGCGGGCAAAAGCCTTGTTCATCTCTTCATAGACGCGCTGCGGCTTCAGCGGCACCTGCTCGAAATGCGTCTTGCGCTTCATCGTCTTCTTGCGCTGCTGGCATTCCTTGGCCCAGCCCGACCAGTCGCGCAGCTTGCCGGCCATCCGCCATTCGGTGGCGACATCGAGCAGCATCTTCAGCGCCGCGCCCGCATCCGAGACGATGCCGAGGTCCGGCGCGAAGACGCGGCCTATTTGAGTGGGCTCGATGTCGACATGGACGAATTTCTTGCCCTTGGTGTAGACGTCGACCGAGCCGGTGTGGCGGTTGGCCCAGCGGTTGCCGATGCCGAAGACGAAATCGGCTTCAAGCATCGTCGCGTTGCCGTAGCGATGCGAGGTCTGCAGGCCGCACATGCCGGCCATCAGCCGGTGGTCGTCGGGGATCGAACCCCAACCCATCAGCGTCGGGATGACCGGCACGCCGGTGACTTCGGCGAACTCGATCAGCAAGTCGGAAGCATCGGCGTTGACGATGCCGCCGCCGGCGACGATCAGCGGCTTTTCCGCCTGGTTGAGCATCGCCAGCGCCTTCTCGGCCTGGGCGCGCGTCATCGCCGGCTTGAACGGAGCGAGCGGCTCGTAGGCGTCGATGTCGAATTCGATCTCTGCGAGCTGCACGTCGACCGGCAGGTCGATCAGCACCGGGCCCGGCCGCGAGGAGCGCATCAGGTGGAACGCCTTCTGCAGCGCCATCGGCACCAGATAGGGTTCCATGACCGTGACCGCCCATTTGGCGACGGGCGCTGCGATCGCCGCGATGTCGACGGCCTGGAAATCCTCCTTGTTGAGGCGCGCGCGGGGAGCTTGGCCAGT from Mesorhizobium sp. M1E.F.Ca.ET.045.02.1.1 includes the following:
- a CDS encoding RNA methyltransferase, coding for MSDNKSNKPGTPKDTHYAKLRRAHRDQKAGGAPAFRPRQPVPAGEGPADGLVRLYGLHTVRAALDNPRRKIRKMLVTRNAAERLSIGELAVLPFKAELVEPKDIDRITGSDAVHQGVLIEAEPLKPKRLDALGDTKLVLVLDQVTDPHNVGAILRSAVAFGAGALITTARHSPQESGVLAKSASGALEHIDQIEVKNLADALGQLHEAGFQTIGLDSDGPAELEKTFDGDKIALVLGAEGKGLRQKTRETVTALARLDMPGAIRSLNVSNAAAVSLYAARKFLANSE
- a CDS encoding 2-hydroxy-3-oxopropionate reductase produces the protein METIGFIGLGIMGAPMAGHLLDAGYPVVASDHRSKPPADLVAKGLKTVRGNDAVAKAADIIITMVPDTPQVADVLFGENGVASGLSKGKLVIDMSSISPIETKEFAKKINDLGCDYLDAPVSGGEVGAKAASLTIMVGGEEKAFERAKPVFEKMGKNITLVGPNGVGQTTKVANQIVVALTIEAVGEALVFASKAGADPAKVRQALMGGLAASRILEVHGERMIKRTFAPGFRIELHQKDLNLALEGAKALGVALPNTSTTQQLFNSCAANGGSKEDHSALVRALERMAGHEVA
- the otnI gene encoding 2-oxo-tetronate isomerase yields the protein MPRFSANLSMLFGEHEFLDRFDAVARAGFKGIEYIGPYDHAPDVVAARLKKNGLSQVLFNLPVGDWAKGERGIAALPDRVPEFRQGVAKAIAYAHALGCEQINCLAGIAPQGADRTVLENVFAENLAFAAEKLEQAGIRLLIEPINTRDIPGFFLNHTHQALALIDRIGSKNVFLQYDIYHMQIMEGDLARTIEANLGRIAHIQLADNPGRHEPGTGEINYPFLYEHIDRLGYSGWIGAEYKPKAGTEAGLGWFREFAGQGSAAA
- the gcl gene encoding glyoxylate carboligase codes for the protein MARMRAVDAAVLVLEKEGITNAFGVPGAAINPLYSALKARGTIRHVLARHVEGASHMAEGFTRAKAGNIGLCIGTSGPAGTDMITGLYSASADSIPILCITGQAPRARLNKEDFQAVDIAAIAAPVAKWAVTVMEPYLVPMALQKAFHLMRSSRPGPVLIDLPVDVQLAEIEFDIDAYEPLAPFKPAMTRAQAEKALAMLNQAEKPLIVAGGGIVNADASDLLIEFAEVTGVPVIPTLMGWGSIPDDHRLMAGMCGLQTSHRYGNATMLEADFVFGIGNRWANRHTGSVDVYTKGKKFVHVDIEPTQIGRVFAPDLGIVSDAGAALKMLLDVATEWRMAGKLRDWSGWAKECQQRKKTMKRKTHFEQVPLKPQRVYEEMNKAFARDTTYVTTIGLSQIAGAQFLHVYKPRNWINCGQAGPLGWTLPAALGVRAADPDRNIVALSGDYDFQFMIEELAVGAQHKLPYIHVVVNNAYLGLIRQAQRGFSMDYEVSLAFENVNRADDPEAGYGVDHVAVAEAMGCKAVRVRKPEEFAGAFKEAERLMKEHQVPVVLEFILERVTNISMGTEIDKITEFEELAESHEDAPTAIVMLD